In Halanaeroarchaeum sp. HSR-CO, one DNA window encodes the following:
- the secF gene encoding protein translocase subunit SecF: MPQLEVPEIDFSRYSNRQLVGPPVAVMLLALVVIGATFAMTGTPVALDTEFTGGTELRVVAPDGQTDVTQPFSAEVQSVQPVQTEENTFIVSFDPSADPEQQQQLAEDAGFEVPMSSSTSPTFGESTQRMALIGVGVAFLGMSLVVFALFRTFVPSIAVVVSAFGDIVVPIALMNIFGIKLSLGTVAALLMLIGYSVDSDILLNNHVLRRSGDFYESVRRAMRTGVTMTVTSIAAMIVMAVVAYLFGIQLLTSIGLILVFGLVTDLVNTYMMNVTLLRWYKFEGVTR; encoded by the coding sequence ATGCCCCAGCTCGAGGTCCCGGAGATCGACTTCAGCCGGTACTCGAACCGTCAGTTGGTGGGCCCTCCCGTCGCCGTCATGCTGCTCGCGCTCGTCGTCATCGGGGCGACGTTCGCGATGACGGGGACGCCGGTCGCCCTCGACACCGAGTTCACCGGCGGGACGGAACTTCGGGTCGTCGCGCCAGACGGACAGACGGACGTCACCCAACCGTTCAGCGCGGAGGTCCAGAGCGTCCAACCGGTCCAGACGGAGGAGAACACCTTCATCGTCTCGTTCGATCCGTCAGCGGACCCGGAACAACAACAGCAACTCGCCGAGGACGCCGGCTTCGAGGTGCCGATGTCCTCGAGTACCTCCCCAACGTTCGGTGAGAGCACCCAGCGGATGGCGCTCATTGGGGTGGGCGTGGCCTTCCTCGGGATGAGTCTCGTCGTCTTCGCCCTCTTTCGGACCTTCGTGCCGAGCATCGCCGTGGTCGTCTCGGCGTTCGGCGACATCGTCGTGCCGATAGCGCTCATGAACATCTTCGGGATAAAGCTCTCGCTCGGTACCGTGGCGGCACTCCTGATGTTGATCGGGTATAGCGTCGACTCCGACATCCTCCTCAACAACCACGTCCTCCGGCGCTCGGGTGATTTCTACGAGAGCGTCAGGCGTGCCATGCGCACCGGTGTCACGATGACGGTGACCTCCATCGCCGCGATGATCGTGATGGCCGTCGTCGCCTACCTCTTCGGCATCCAACTGCTGACCTCCATCGGTCTCATCCTCGTGTTCGGCCTCGTGACCGACCTGGTGAACACCTACATGATGAACGTGACGCTCCTTCGCTGGTACAAGTTCGAGGGGGTGACCCGATGA